One genomic region from Salvia hispanica cultivar TCC Black 2014 chromosome 2, UniMelb_Shisp_WGS_1.0, whole genome shotgun sequence encodes:
- the LOC125207962 gene encoding ultraviolet-B receptor UVR8 yields MDATASGASSVQYHNITEQAIAPLAPPPHVAHQRQQRHCFGNATPGEFPLSANPSIVLHFLSACNLDPQDLAKLEATCSFFRQPAHFAPDHELSLAELAALDMCQKRAIFKPMTIEQQQCLKQSCGGSWKLVLRYLLAGEACTRREKSQAIAGPGHSLAVTSKGAVYSFGSNSSGQLGHGTTTEETRPSLIRSLQGIRIIHAAAGAGRTMLISDAGRVYAFGKDSFGEAEYGAQGNKLVTTPQLVESLKDIFVVQAAIGNFFTAVLSREGRIYTFSWGDESKLGHQMEPNDLEPRPLLGDLENIPVVQIAAGYCYLLALACQPSGMSVYSVGCGLGGKLGHGTRTDEKQPRLIQQFAVLNLQPVVVAAGAWHAAVVGKDGRVCTWGWGRYGCLGHGNEDCESVPKVVEALSNVKAVHVATGDYTTFVVSDDGDVYSFGCGESSSLGHNTAAADEQGNRHTNVLSPELVTSLKEVKERVVQVSLTNSIYWNAHTFALTDSDKLYAFGAGDKGQLGVELAANQTERANPDRVEVDLS; encoded by the exons ATGGATGCCACGGCTAGTGGAGCATCGAGCGTTCAGTACCACAACATCACCGAGCAGGCAATCGCGCCCCTTGCTCCGCCTCCCCATGTTGCACACCAGAGGCAGCAACGACATTGCTTTGGGAATGCAACCCCAGGGGAGTTCCCGTTGTCTGCTAACCCCTCCATCGTCCTGCATTTCCTGTCCGCCTGCAATTTAGACCCGCAAGATCTTGCCAAACTCGAG GCGACTTGTTCGTTTTTTAGGCAGCCTGCGCACTTCGCCCCTGACCACGAGCTCTCATTGGCTGAGCTTGCAGCTCTTGATATGTGCCAGAAGAGGGCCATATTCAAGCCAATGACCATAGAGCAGCAGCAATGCTTGAAGCAGAGTTGTGGTGGCTCGTGGAAGCTTGTCTTGAGATACTTGCTGGCAGGGGAAGCATGTACGAGGAGGGAGAAGTCGCAGGCAATAGCCGGCCCTGGCCACAGCCTCGCTGTGACCTCTAAAGGAGCCGTGTATTCATTCGGTTCCAACAGCTCCGGCCAGCTTGGGCATGGAACCACAACTGAGGAGACGCGCCCTTCCCTAATTAG ATCTCTGCAAGGAATCCGCATTATTCATGCTGCGGCTGGGGCTGGACGAACAATGCTGATTAGTGATGCAGGACGCGTCTATGCCTTTGGGAAAGATTCTTTTGGTGAAGCCGAATACGGGGCTCAAGGGAATAAGTTAGTGACTACGCCTCAGCTAGTCGAATCTTTGAAAGATATCTTTGTTGTCCAAGCTGCTATTGGGAACTTCTTCACCGCCGTGTTGTCTAGAGAAGGCAGGATTTACACCTTTTCTTGGGGAGACGAGAGCAAACTCGGCCATCAAATGGAACCTAATGATCTTGAGCCTCGCCCGTTGTTGGGAGATCTCGAAAATATACCTGTGGTTCAAATTGCAGCTGGCTATTGCTACCTTCTTGCTTTGGCATGTCAAcctagtggaat GTCGGTATACTCTGTCGGGTGTGGGCTAGGTGGGAAGCTTGGGCACGGTACTAGAACGGATGAGAAGCAGCCGAGATTGATCCAACAGTTTGCAGTGTTGAATCTTCAGCCCGTTGTAGTTGCTGCCGGTGCTTGGCACGCTGCAGTGGTCGGGAAGGATGGAAGGGTATGCACGTGGGGATGGGGGCGGTACGGTTGCTTGGGGCACGGGAACGAGGACTGCGAATCAGTTCCCAAAGTAGTCGAGGCACTGAGCAATGTCAAGGCCGTACACGTTGCAACAGGGGACTACACGACCTTCGTTGTCTCGGACGATGGGGACGTCTATTCTTTCGGGTGTGGAGAGTCCTCGAGCCTTGGACACAACACCGCTGCTGCTGATGAGCAG GGAAACAGGCACACGAACGTGCTAAGCCCGGAGCTCGTGACCTCGTTGAAGGAGGTGAAGGAGAGGGTCGTGCAGGTAAGCCTCACGAACTCGATATACTGGAATGCGCACACATTCGCACTCACGGACTCGGACAAGCTCTACGCGTTTGGGGCGGGTGACAAGGGGCAGCTCGGGGTCGAGCTCGCGGCGAACCAGACGGAGAGGGCGAACCCGGACCGCGTCGAGGTGGACCTCAGTTGA
- the LOC125204271 gene encoding photosystem II core complex proteins psbY, chloroplastic — translation MAATMATTMALLNPKCFTPTTAIKPTKPLLSLPKFLTPASAPAVAGTVFAALSGAEPALAAQQLAEIAEGDNRGIALLIPIIPAILWVLYNILQPALNQINKMRVTKGLIAGLGGGLAAAGLLHPQEAAAAAEAAADNRGQLLLFVVAPAIGWVLYNILQPALNQINRMRSD, via the coding sequence atggCAGCCACAATGGCCACAACCATGGCACTCCTCAACCCCAAATGCTTCACTCCCACCACCGCCATCAAGCCCACAAAGCCCCTCCTCTCCCTCCCCAAATTCCTCACCCCCGCCTCCGCCCCGGCCGTGGCGGGAACCGTCTTCGCGGCCCTGTCGGGCGCAGAGCCGGCCTTGGCGGCCCAGCAGCTGGCGGAGATCGCGGAGGGGGACAACCGCGGCATCGCCCTCCTGATCCCCATCATCCCGGCGATCCTGTGGGTGCTCTACAACATCCTGCAGCCGGCGCTCAACCAGATCAACAAGATGAGGGTCACCAAGGGCCTCATCGCCGGCCTCGGCGGTGGCCTAGCGGCGGCGGGGCTCCTCCATCCGCAAGAGGCGGCTGCcgcggcggaggcggcggcggacAACAGGGGGCAGCTGCTGCTGTTTGTGGTGGCGCCGGCGATTGGGTGGGTGCTTTACAACATCTTGCAGCCTGCTTTGAACCAGATTAACAGGATGAGATCGGATTGA
- the LOC125204579 gene encoding very-long-chain 3-oxoacyl-CoA reductase 1-like, which produces MEIPSLFILAVACFGFITLSKFLLKILSSTWSTFIRPEKDLRSYGAWAAITGSTDGIGKAIAFDIAARGLNLVLIGRNPSKLEATSREIRQIHGEVKVKTVTVDFSGAWRNGEEMARYVEAEIRGLDLGILINNAGLAYPYARFMHEVDDRLMESVVGVNLAALTWITRAAVAGMMERGRGAIVNIGSGSSACLSSYPLYTVYAATKAYVTMLSKSMNLEYKQYGIDVQCQIPMLVATKMSSIKKASLFTPSAETYSKASMRWIGQSDAICIPYWPHALQAFLISFFPNQLVDNLVFRYFVGMRARGRRKDQKLHSTKLN; this is translated from the exons ATGGAGATTCCATCCCTCTTCATCCTCGCCGTCGCCTGCTTCGGCTTCATCACTCTCTCCAAATTCCTACTAAAAATCCTCTCATCGACATGGTCCACATTCATCCGGCCGGAAAAGGATCTGAGATCGTACGGCGCCTGGGCGGCAATCACCGGCTCCACCGACGGCATCGGGAAAGCAATAGCGTTCGATATCGCAGCGAGAGGCCTCAATCTCGTCCTAATCGGCCGGAATCCTTCGAAACTGGAGGCGACGTCGCGAGAAATCCGGCAGATTCACGGCGAGGTGAAGGTGAAAACCGTCACGGTCGATTTCTCCGGTGCCTGGCGAAACGGGGAGGAGATGGCGCGATACGTGGAGGCAGAAATTAGGGGTTTAGATTTGGGGATTTTGATTAATAACGCGGGATTAGCGTATCCGTACGCAAGATTCATGCACGAGGTGGATGATAGGTTGATGGAGAGCGTGGTCGGAGTGAATTTGGCGGCGTTGACGTGGATTACGAGGGCGGCGGTGGCGGGGATGATGGAGAGGGGAAGAGGCGCGATTGTCAACATTGGATCGGGCTCCTCCGCTTGCCTTTCGTCGTATCCGCTTTACACGGTGTACGCCGCCACCAAAGC ATATGTGACAATGCTGTCAAAAAGCATGAATTTGGAGTATAAACAATATGGAATTGATGTGCAATGCCAG ATCCCAATGTTGGTGGCAACAAAAATGTCATCTATAAAGAAAGCATCACTATTCACTCCATCTGCAGAGACATACAGCAAGGCTAGCATGAGATGGATTGGCCAAAGTGATGCCATCTGCATACCTTATTGGCCTCATGCATTGCAGGCCTTCCTGATCTCCTTCTTCCCCAACCAACTTGTTGACAACCTTGTCTTCAGATATTTCGTCGGGATGCGGGCCCGTGGCCGGAGGAAGGATCAGAAGCTTCACTCGACTAAGCTTAACTAA
- the LOC125204852 gene encoding regulator of G-protein signaling 1 isoform X1 has protein sequence MAICADRGGCPSDYVAVSVAILSVILLLAKAGVPYLIHKIPRPKGSGFWLVAMQVIASFNLLLSIVMALGFLRFRRKHWWSSCYIWAVWVEGPLGFGLLLSCRIVQAFQLYNLFVKRRLPPIRSFIFLSLVLFPWIVGSAIIQITQPLNHRCHMKTYWIIPVISVHALYIAALVGFTGAIQHIEFRFHELKDLWRGILVSACCIGVWVVAYTLNEIYEDNALVQIISRSVLLIMTSFLLLAFFSMSISQPLASLLSSMKNDQQDYTMMGRALGIPDSGLLVQQESTQSINPNDPLDKLLENRRFRQSFVKFADSCLAGESVHFYEELLQLDKIPVDDHVRRIYMARHIIDTYITPGATMEVNISHRCRQEILSTPDLAHPDLFKNALIELIQLMKMNLANDYWSSTFFIKLKEEEMVKTADYEQEQSSWNSSHRLSSVHCADDPFHQEHSPCKLSSSSLELELQ, from the exons ATGGCGATTTGTGCTGACAGAGGAGGCTGCCCCAGCGACTATGTTGCCGTCTCCGTCGCTATACTCTCTGTAATCCT GCTTCTTGCAAAGGCTGGTGTGCCCTATCTAATTCATAAGATCCCGAGACCTAAAGGCAGTGGCTTTTGGCTTGTAGCAATGCAAGTTATTGCCAGTTTCAACCTTTTACTATCGATTGTG ATGGCCCTTGGTTTTTTGAGGTTCAGAAGGAAGCATTGGTGGAGTTCTTGCTATATATGGGCTG TTTGGGTCGAAGGTCCATTAGGATTTGGCTTGCTGTTGAGTTGCCGTATTGTACAAGCATTTCAACTGTATAACTTATTTGTTAA GAGACGTTTGCCACCCATCCGGTCGTTTATATTTCTTTCACTGGTTCTCTTTCCCTGGATTGTGGGTTCGGCAA TTATTCAAATCACCCAGCCTCTAAACCACCGTTGCCACATGAAAACTTATTGGATCATCCCAGTTATTTCTGTTCACGCTCTGTATATTGCTGCTTTGGTTGGATTTACTGGAGCAATTCAGCATATCGAGTTTAGATTTCATGAACTCAAGGACCTCTGGCGAGGAATTCTCGTCTCAGCTTGTTGCATCG GAGTATGGGTGGTCGCTTACACTCTGAACGAGATCTATGAAGATAATGCATTGGTCCAAATCATTTCAAGATCTGTATTACTAATCATG ACAAGTTTCCTTCTACTGGCATTCTTCTCTATGTCAATATCACAACCACTTGCCTCACTTTTGAGCTCGATGAAAAACGACCAACAGGATTACACCATGATGGGCCGGGCCCTCGGCATTCCTGACAGTGGTCTTTTAGTACAACAGGAATCAACACAGTCGATAAATCCTAACGATCCTTTGGATAAGCTTCTTGAAAACAGAAGATTCCGTCAGTCATTTGTTAAGTTTGCAGATAG CTGTTTGGCAGGGGAAAGTGTCCATTTCTACGAGGAGCTGCTGCAGCTCGACAAAATCCCAGTTGACGATCATGTCAGGAGAATCTATATGGCACGCCACATTATTGACACGTATATCACTCCCGGTGCAACAATGGAGGTGAACATATCTCATCGTTGTAGGCAAGAGATCCTATCAACTCCAGATTTGGCACACCCGGACCTCTTCAAGAATGCGTTGATTGAGTTGATTCAGTTGATGAAAATG AATTTGGCCAATGATTATTGGTCATCGACTTTCTTCATAAAACTGAAAGAAGAGGAGATGGTGAAAACAGCCGACTATGAGCAAGAACAGAGCAGTTGGAACTCCTCGCACCGGCTGAGCTCAGTGCATTGTGCTGATGACCCTTTCCACCAAGAACACAGTCCCTGCAAGTTGAGTTCGAGTAGCCTTGAACTAGAGCTGCAGTGA
- the LOC125204852 gene encoding regulator of G-protein signaling 1 isoform X2 produces MAICADRGGCPSDYVAVSVAILSVILLLAKAGVPYLIHKIPRPKGSGFWLVAMQVIASFNLLLSIVMALGFLRFRRKHWWSSCYIWAVWVEGPLGFGLLLSCRIVQAFQLYNLFVKRRLPPIRSFIFLSLVLFPWIVGSAIIQITQPLNHRCHMKTYWIIPVISVHALYIAALVGFTGAIQHIEFRFHELKDLWRGILVSACCIGVWVVAYTLNEIYEDNALVQIISRSVLLIMDYTMMGRALGIPDSGLLVQQESTQSINPNDPLDKLLENRRFRQSFVKFADSCLAGESVHFYEELLQLDKIPVDDHVRRIYMARHIIDTYITPGATMEVNISHRCRQEILSTPDLAHPDLFKNALIELIQLMKMNLANDYWSSTFFIKLKEEEMVKTADYEQEQSSWNSSHRLSSVHCADDPFHQEHSPCKLSSSSLELELQ; encoded by the exons ATGGCGATTTGTGCTGACAGAGGAGGCTGCCCCAGCGACTATGTTGCCGTCTCCGTCGCTATACTCTCTGTAATCCT GCTTCTTGCAAAGGCTGGTGTGCCCTATCTAATTCATAAGATCCCGAGACCTAAAGGCAGTGGCTTTTGGCTTGTAGCAATGCAAGTTATTGCCAGTTTCAACCTTTTACTATCGATTGTG ATGGCCCTTGGTTTTTTGAGGTTCAGAAGGAAGCATTGGTGGAGTTCTTGCTATATATGGGCTG TTTGGGTCGAAGGTCCATTAGGATTTGGCTTGCTGTTGAGTTGCCGTATTGTACAAGCATTTCAACTGTATAACTTATTTGTTAA GAGACGTTTGCCACCCATCCGGTCGTTTATATTTCTTTCACTGGTTCTCTTTCCCTGGATTGTGGGTTCGGCAA TTATTCAAATCACCCAGCCTCTAAACCACCGTTGCCACATGAAAACTTATTGGATCATCCCAGTTATTTCTGTTCACGCTCTGTATATTGCTGCTTTGGTTGGATTTACTGGAGCAATTCAGCATATCGAGTTTAGATTTCATGAACTCAAGGACCTCTGGCGAGGAATTCTCGTCTCAGCTTGTTGCATCG GAGTATGGGTGGTCGCTTACACTCTGAACGAGATCTATGAAGATAATGCATTGGTCCAAATCATTTCAAGATCTGTATTACTAATCATG GATTACACCATGATGGGCCGGGCCCTCGGCATTCCTGACAGTGGTCTTTTAGTACAACAGGAATCAACACAGTCGATAAATCCTAACGATCCTTTGGATAAGCTTCTTGAAAACAGAAGATTCCGTCAGTCATTTGTTAAGTTTGCAGATAG CTGTTTGGCAGGGGAAAGTGTCCATTTCTACGAGGAGCTGCTGCAGCTCGACAAAATCCCAGTTGACGATCATGTCAGGAGAATCTATATGGCACGCCACATTATTGACACGTATATCACTCCCGGTGCAACAATGGAGGTGAACATATCTCATCGTTGTAGGCAAGAGATCCTATCAACTCCAGATTTGGCACACCCGGACCTCTTCAAGAATGCGTTGATTGAGTTGATTCAGTTGATGAAAATG AATTTGGCCAATGATTATTGGTCATCGACTTTCTTCATAAAACTGAAAGAAGAGGAGATGGTGAAAACAGCCGACTATGAGCAAGAACAGAGCAGTTGGAACTCCTCGCACCGGCTGAGCTCAGTGCATTGTGCTGATGACCCTTTCCACCAAGAACACAGTCCCTGCAAGTTGAGTTCGAGTAGCCTTGAACTAGAGCTGCAGTGA
- the LOC125206803 gene encoding uncharacterized protein LOC125206803, with translation MVIGHIYAFHSLHYCAKFSPLLRHSPLQLAAAIRRSSSIAAVRRSSSVVVARSRFTTTVVATSLLFGSHLTFDFQHRHSPYLGVCKLQRCAAFHLQMAAFVFSKSFGFSMPWLWHGV, from the exons ATGGTGATTG GGCACATTTACGCTTTTCATTCCCTTCACTATTGCGCGAAATTCTCCCCCCTCCTCCGCCATTCGCCGCTGCAGCTCGCCGCCGCCATTCGCCGCTCCAGCTCCATCGCCGCCGTTCGCCGCTCCAGCTCCGTCGTTGTCGCCCGCTCGCGTTTCACAACAACCGTCGTCGCCACCAG TTTACTTTTTGGATCTCACCTCACCTTTGATTTTCAACATCGTCATTCCCCCTATCTAG GAGTATGTAAATTGCAGAGGTGTGCAGCTTTTCACTTGCAGATGGCTGCCTTTGTTTTCTCCAAAAGCTTTGGTTTTTCTATGCCgtg GTTATGGCATGGAGTGTAG
- the LOC125207124 gene encoding two-component response regulator ORR26-like — protein sequence MDSCGFSSPRTECFPAGLRVLVVDDDPTWLKILEKMLKKCNYEVTTCNLAREALDLLRERKDGFDIVISDVNMPDMDGFKLLEHVGLEMDLPVIMMSVDGETSRVMKGVQHGACDYLLKPIRMKELRNIWQHVFRKRIHEVRDIEGHESLDEMMLRSGADLLDDGFFFGGDPVPGKKRKDVDHRSDDRVGGDPSSLKKARVVWTVELHQKFVKAVNLIGFEKVGPKKILDLMGVPWLTRENVASHLQKYRLYLSRLQKENELRTTLGGTMHSDLSPKDAAAGPGNASLQTLATKSSKQNISVHHDDPRNCEGIAKASPTPMAEAKAAEISDLAKSSTSSISFDRPFVQSSDAKSEPTIQVQYSWSAGAPPLQFKPEQKPQARAPPVGFKQEQKPPLRFKKEQHQKPLFVAEHRFDHTPVAMHHRTDNKTSDKPSPAATDPPYSKAKRGQPSKATKVESTAALFCIQPESPFTDCHTIDPIPSSIWSTKTSQSFEQNLYDEPWHINALLGTGSALACDYTSPYPPNPYLGTIDPFCFNGQELITEVTSLKFPLDPVIDEGLYIA from the exons ATGGATTCGTGCGGGTTTTCTTCGCCGCGGACCGAGTGTTTTCCGGCCGGTCTCCGGGTGCTGGTGGTGGACGACGATCCCACGTGGCTCAAGATTCTTGAAAAGATGCTTAAAAAGTGCAATTATGAAG TAACAACATGTAATCTGGCGAGGGAGGCTCTCGACTTGCTGCGCGAGCGCAAGGATGGGTTTGATATTGTGATCAGCGATGTTAACATGCCAGATATGGATGGTTTTAAGCTTCTAGAGCACGTTGGCCTGGAGATGGATCTGCCCGTCATAA TGATGTCTGTGGATGGGGAGACGAGCAGGGTTATGAAGGGCGTCCAGCACGGTGCTTGTGACTACCTTCTCAAGCCGATCAGGATGAAGGAGCTGCGCAACATATGGCAGCACGTGTTCAGGAAGAGGATACACGAGGTGAGGGATATTGAAGGCCACGAGAGCCTTGATGAGATGATGCTCAGAAGCGGGGCAGACCTCTTGGATGATGGCTTCTTCTTCGGTGGGGATCCAGTTCCCggaaagaagaggaaggacGTTGATCACAGGAGTGATGACCGCGTGGGAGGCGATCCCTCCTCATTGAAGAAGGCAAGGGTGGTTTGGACTGTCGAACTTCATCAGAAGTTTGTCAAAGCTGTCAATCTCATTGGTTTTGAGA AAGTCGGTCCAAAGAAAATCCTCGATCTGATGGGCGTTCCGTGGCTAACTAGAGAGAATGTTGCTAGTCACCTACAG AAGTATCGACTCTACTTGAGCAGGTTACAAAAGGAGAACGAGCTGAGAACCACGCTTGGTGGGACGATGCACTCGGATTTATCTCCGAAAGATGCTGCTGCTGGCCCAGGAAACGCGTCCCTTCAAACTCTGGCCACTAAGAGCTCTAAACAGAACATTTCTGTTCATCACGACGATCCTAGAAACTGCGAAGGAATCGCCAAGGCGAGTCCTACGCCAATGGCAGAGGCCAAGGCTGCTGAGATCAGTGATCTTGCAAAAAGTAGCACTTCAAGTATCAGCTTTGATCGCCCTTTTGTACAGAGTTCTGATGCGAAATCCGAGCCCACGATCCAAGTTCAGTACTCGTGGAGCGCTGGAGCTCCGCCTCTCCAGTTCAAACCCGAGCAGAAGCCTCAAGCCAGAGCCCCACCCGTTGGATTCAAGCAAGAGCAGAAACCACCTCTCCGGTTCAAGAAAGAGCAGCATCAGAAACCATTGTTCGTTGCAGAGCACCGGTTTGATCACACTCCTGTGGCCATGCATCACAGGACGGATAACAAAACCTCCGATAAACCATCACCAGCTGCAACAGACCCTCCATACAGCAAGGCAAAAAGGGGCCAACCGAGCAAGGCAACCAAAGTTGAGAGCACTGCAGCCTTGTTCTGCATTCAGCCCGAAAGCCCTTTTACAGACTGCCACACCATTGATCCAATCCCGAGCTCCATATGGAGCACTAAGACCAGCCAGAGCTTCGAACAGAATCTATACGACGAACCTTGGCACATAAACGCGCTTCTTGGAACTGGATCAGCTCTCGCGTGTGATTACACCTCTCCATACCCACCAAATCCCTACCTTGGCACTATAGACCCATTCTGTTTCAACGGTCAAGAGCTCATCACCGAAGTCACTTCCCTAAAGTTCCCGCTCGACCCTGTAATAGACGAGGGTCTGTACATTGCTTGA